The following coding sequences are from one Canis lupus baileyi chromosome 19, mCanLup2.hap1, whole genome shotgun sequence window:
- the LOC140611450 gene encoding olfactory receptor 7A10-like, translating to MELSNDTKISEFLLLGFSEEPELQPLIFGFFLSMYLITVFGNLLIILAVSSDSHLHTPMYFFLTNLSFVDICFTSTTMPKMLQNMRTQSKVISFAGCISQMYFFLLCALLDDFVLSVMAYDRFVAICHPLRYTVIMNPQICGLLVLVSWIISVLNSMTQSLMVLQLSFCTDMEIHHFFCELNQIVGNACSDTFLNDMMMYLAIVLLGGVPLAGIMYSYSKIVSTICRISSAQGKYKAFSTCASHLSVVSLFYGTSLGVYLSSDAPLNSHSSAVASVMYTVVTPMLNPFIYSLRNRDIKRALKRIIGIPVM from the coding sequence ATGGAACTGAGCAATGATACAAAAATTTCAGAGTTTCTTCTTCTTGGATTTTCAGAGGAACCAGAACTGCAGCCCCTCATATTTGGGTTTTTCCTTTCCATGTACCTGATCACTGTGTTTGGAAACTTGCTCATCATCCTGGCTGTCAGCTCTGACTCCCACCTtcacacccccatgtacttcttcctaaCCAATCTGTCCTTTGTAGACATCTGTTTCACCTCCACCACCATGCCCAAGATGCTCCAGAACATGAGGACCCAGAGCAAGGTCATTAGCTTTGCAGGTTGCATCAGTCAGATGTATTTTTTCCTACTCTGTGCCTTGTTGGATGATTTTGTCTTGTCTGTAATGGCTTATGACCGCTTCGTGGCCATCTGTCACCCCTTGCGCTACACAGTCATCATGAACCCCCAGATCTGTGGACTGCTGGTTCTGGTGTCCTGGATCATCAGTGTTCTCAATTCCATGACACAGAGCTTAATGGTGTTGCAGCTGTCCTTCTGTACAGACATGGAAATCCACCATTTTTTCTGTGAACTCAATCAGATAGTTGGGAATGCCTGTTCTGACACCTTTCTTAATGACATGATGATGTATCTTGCAATTGTGCTGCTGGGGGGTGTCCCCCTGGCTGGTATCATGTACTCTTACTCTAAGATAGTTTCCACCATATGTAGAATATCGTCAGCTCAGGGCAAGTATAAAGCATTTTCCACCTGTGCATCTCACCTCTCAGTTGTCTCCTTATTTTATGGTACAAGCCTAGGAGTGTACCTTAGCTCTGATGCTCCCCTAAACTCTCACTCTAGTGCAGTAGCCTCTGTGATGTACACAGTGGTCACACCCATGTTGAACCCTTTCATCTACAGTCTGAGGAACAGAGACATAAAGAGGGCTCTGAAAAGAATCATTGGGATTCCAGTGATGTAA